CAGGCAATTCATCGAGGAGTTCAGCCCTATCCGCAGGGTCCATGTTTTTGAAAATCGATTTTATCTCATCATCAGTCAGCATCTTTACAAGTTCGAATTGTTCATCGGGCTCAAGTTTGGAAAAGACTTCCGCAGCGAGTTCTTTGTTCAAAAGGCGGAATACAACAGCTTTCTCGGATGTCTCAAGTTCTTCTATCATCTCGTAGATAACATTTGCGTCTTGATCTTCGAGCAACATCTTAAGTGTTCGAAAATCACCGCGCTCGATAAGTTTGCGGATATCAACCTGGATCTTTACCTTCATCTACGTCCCCTCCTTCGTAAGAAAGTTATGGTGGCTTGTTACTGGAATAACTCGGATATTCCACAATTGATCACCTTCCTTTCATCTTGGTTTTATAAGGCTTAGATGAGATGTGCTGTGATTTTCAAAAGCTTGTACCGATTTGTAAATTTTGTGTATTAATTATACCAGAAAAAGGTCGTTCCGTGCAGATATGTATATGAATTTTCTGTGAAGAAAATTAGAATTCTTGAGAATTTCCTTTCAGAAATAAGATGAGTGAAAAAATCGCATTTTATGGTATAATGTATGAGAATTGGAAAAATATCGAGAAATACCAAAACTGAAAATCACAAAAAACTGAGCTTTGGAGGGAAAGCTATGAAGGAGTATCGTCCGCAGGAGATAGAACCGAAATGGCAGAAAGTATGGGAAGAAAAGAAGGTTTTCGAAACACCTCAGTATTCTCAAAAGCCAAAGTATTACGCACTTGTTATGTTCCCATATCCTTCCGGAACGTTGCACGTGGGTCACGTCAAGAACTACACGATAGGTGATATCGTTGCAAGATACAAGAGAATGCAAGGTTACAACGTCTTGCATCCGTTTGGTTACGACGCATTCGGATTACCTGCCGAGAACGCGGCGATTGCTCACAAAATACATCCGAAAAAATGGACGATGGATAACATAAACACGATCCGCGGGCAGATAAAAAAGATGGGTATTAGCTACGACTGGAACAGAGAGGTAATCACTTGCAATGAGGACTACTATAAGTGGACTCAGTGGATATTCTTGAAACTGTACGAGGCGGGTTTAGCATACAAAAAGCCTGGCGCTGTTAACTGGTGTCCGAGCTGTCAAACAGTTTTGGCAAACGAGCAAGTGAAGGATGGTAAGTGTGAAAGGTGTGGAACCACGGTTACAATAAAACACCTCGAGCAGTGGTACTTCAAAATAACTGAGTATGCGGAAAAACTCCTCGAAGGTCTTGACAAGCTCCCGGGCTGGCCTGAACACGTAAAAACGATGCAAAGGAACTGGATAGGTAAGAGTACAGGTGCAGAGGTAGACTTCCCTGTTGAAGGTTTGGATAAGAAAATTAGGATCTTCACAACAAGGCCAGACACCATATACGGTGTCACTTTTATGGCGATCGCACCTGAGTCGCCTCTTGTGCTTGAACTTGTAACGGACGAAAAAAGAAAAGAAGTGGAAGAGTTCTTGGCAAAAGTTGCACTTGAGGACAGGTTCAAACGTACTAGCTTAGAAGCAAAGAAAGAGGGTGTCTTCCTCGGTAGATATGCGATTAATCCTCTAACAGGCGAGCGTATACCAATCTACGTTGCCAACTACATACTGTACGAATACGGAACTGGTGCGATAATGGCTGTTCCTGCACACGACAAGCGCGATTTCGACTTTGCAAAAGCGTACGGACTTCCAATCAAGCAAGTTATAAAGCCAAAAAATGGTGAGTGGAACATAGAAGAAGCACCTTACGAAGAAGAAGGTATAATGGTTAACAGTGGTCCGTTTGATGGATTAGAGAGCAAGGCAGGTATTGAGGTTGTTACCAAATACATGGAAGAAAAAGGACTTGGGAAAAAGAGCGTTCAATACAAACTTAGAGACTGGCTCATTTCAAGGCAGCGGTACTGGGGAGCTCCAATTCCAATAATTTACTGCGATAAATGCGGTATTGTTCCTGTGCCGGAGAAAGATTTACCGGTGAAACTACCGGAAAATGTAGAGTTCTTACCAACAGGTCAATCACCACTCACGCTGAGTGAGGAGTTCAAGCACACAACGTGTCCAAAATGCGGAGGTCCTGCGCATCGTGAAGTGGAAACGATGGACACGTTCGTTGATAGTTCGTGGTATTTCTTAAGGTACGTGAATCCCAAACTGGAAGACAGGCCTTTTGACACAAACGACGTAAATTATTGGCTACCGGTGGACCAATACATAGGTGGAGTAGAACATGCTGTTTTGCATTTGCTCTACTCAAGATTCATCACCAAAGTGCTGCACGACCTTGGTTATGTTGGTTTTGACGAACCATTCCAGAACTTATTCACTCAAGGTATGATCTACAAAGATGGTTGGAAGATGAGTAAGTCAAAAGGGAACGTTGTCTCGCCTGACGATATGATCGAAAAATACGGGGCCGATACTTTGAGAATGTACATACTCTTCATGGCACCACCAGAAAAAGATGCTGAATGGAGCGATGCGGGTATTGAGGGCGTGCACAGATTTGTCAAACGACTGTGGAATAACTACTACAAAATGCTTGATATTATAAACGCGTCCGATGTTGAAGAGGCAGAATTTGGCA
The DNA window shown above is from Fervidobacterium changbaicum and carries:
- the leuS gene encoding leucine--tRNA ligase — protein: MKEYRPQEIEPKWQKVWEEKKVFETPQYSQKPKYYALVMFPYPSGTLHVGHVKNYTIGDIVARYKRMQGYNVLHPFGYDAFGLPAENAAIAHKIHPKKWTMDNINTIRGQIKKMGISYDWNREVITCNEDYYKWTQWIFLKLYEAGLAYKKPGAVNWCPSCQTVLANEQVKDGKCERCGTTVTIKHLEQWYFKITEYAEKLLEGLDKLPGWPEHVKTMQRNWIGKSTGAEVDFPVEGLDKKIRIFTTRPDTIYGVTFMAIAPESPLVLELVTDEKRKEVEEFLAKVALEDRFKRTSLEAKKEGVFLGRYAINPLTGERIPIYVANYILYEYGTGAIMAVPAHDKRDFDFAKAYGLPIKQVIKPKNGEWNIEEAPYEEEGIMVNSGPFDGLESKAGIEVVTKYMEEKGLGKKSVQYKLRDWLISRQRYWGAPIPIIYCDKCGIVPVPEKDLPVKLPENVEFLPTGQSPLTLSEEFKHTTCPKCGGPAHREVETMDTFVDSSWYFLRYVNPKLEDRPFDTNDVNYWLPVDQYIGGVEHAVLHLLYSRFITKVLHDLGYVGFDEPFQNLFTQGMIYKDGWKMSKSKGNVVSPDDMIEKYGADTLRMYILFMAPPEKDAEWSDAGIEGVHRFVKRLWNNYYKMLDIINASDVEEAEFGREEKALRRKLHAMIKKIKEDIEGGFKFNTAIAGLMEFNNQLSDYLESVENPSKKLLREIAEKIALIISPFAPHMAEEMWHDLGKETLIVEERWPDYDEEALKEDEITIVVQVNGKVRGKVTVPAGFTEEQIKERAVESVKKLIEGKQLVNTFYVPGKLVNIVVK